In Erigeron canadensis isolate Cc75 chromosome 1, C_canadensis_v1, whole genome shotgun sequence, a single window of DNA contains:
- the LOC122609132 gene encoding uncharacterized protein LOC122609132 has protein sequence MKEETVHSDPLALVVEKKSSRGSRKRRIELETDSEVSDVSDPELGEKDLEMYKELAYFTKAFKKKPTNNQLRSSSVSSYAKNSSVPKFETYKELVGDKKFESEKKFERKVLEKKNGERKCYNCGIPGHIATECTKPRQKNSEFYKYKLMLAKQEESGIALLAKDDKWVHLTDDETDELAANVCFMTKIKNSNELDDEAVDSTEEDDEVITIPKKVLGFYMDKSEAAIQEEHLLKAQEEVPSQYKESHMKSGMTDQFVRPSHGDVEADDFLKKGANVYFNYELIDESFDFLTHPVCQSNKNNHEVKVPELLECFKEKPLDDATSFPKPEIAQNHYDNKRNSSKTNTSICNQLGCSVCEIVNEIEQTNSENSKTSNQSTCSICEILNASVQTDLEVVHVSVQTDCAQDQYDDVSVDPNDIYFDTSIPKFSEDTQTYLNEFNDAIKKFEKEKDQRIKVVEN, from the exons ATGAAGGAGGAAACTGTTCATTCTGATCCACTGGCTCTTGTTGTTGAAAAGAAGTCTTCAAGAGGTTCAAGGAAACGCAGAATTGAACTTGAAACTGATTCGGAAGTGAGTGATGTAAGTGATCCTGAACTAGGTGAAAAGGATCTTGAGATGTATAAAGAGTTAGCTTACTTCACAAAAGCTTTCAAGAAGAAACCTACCAACAATCAACTTCGGTCTTCCTCAGTTTCATCATATGCCAAGAATTCAAGTGTTCCTAAGTTTGAGACCTACAAGGAACTAGTTGGAGACAAGAAGTTTGAAAGTGagaaaaagtttgaaaggaaagtctTGGAGAAGAAGAATGGGGAGAGAAAATGCTATAATTGTGGGATTCCTGGTCATATTGCCACAGAATGTACCAAACCTCGTCAGAAGAATTCAGAGTTCTACAAGTACAAGCTCATGTTGGCAAAGCAAGAAGAAAGTGGGATTGCCCTTCTAGCTAAAGATGACAAATGGGTTCATCTCACTGATGATGAGACTGATGAACTGgcagcaaatgtgtgcttcatgacaAAGATCAAGAATTCAAATGAGCTAGATGATGAAGCTGTAGATTCTACTGAAGAGGATGATGAGGTAATCACAATTCCCAAGAAAGTTTTAGGattttacatggataaaagtGAAGCAGCTATTCAAgaag AACATTTGCTCAAAGCACAAGAAGAGGTTCCTTCACAGtataaagaatctcatatgaaaAGTGGGATGACTGATCAATTTGTGAGACCAAGTCATGGTGATGTTGAAGCAGATGATTTTCTAAAGAAGGGTGCAAATGTTTACTTCAACTATGAACTAATTGAtgagtcatttgattttttaactcaCCCTGTGTGtcaaagtaataaaaataatcatgaGGTAAAGGTTCCTGAATTACTTGAGTGTTTTAAGGAAAAACCTTTGGACGATGCAACTTCATTTCCAAAACCTGAAATT GCTCAAAATCACTACGATAACAAAAGAAACTCATCCAAGACAAATACCTCAATTTGTAACCAACTAGGGTGCTCTGTATGTGAAATCGTGAATGAAATTGAGCAAACCAATTCTGAAAACAGTAAAACTTCAAATCAGTCTACTTGTTCAATCTGTGAAATTTTGAATGCATCTGTACAAACTGATCTTGAAGTTGTACATGTTTCTGTTCAAACTGACTGTGCTCAAGATCAATATGATGATGTTTCAGTTGATccaaatgatatttattttgatacatccATTCCTAAGTTTTCAGAAGACACTCAAACTTACTTGAATGAATTTAATGATgcaatcaaaaagtttgaaaaggaaaaggatCAACGAATAAAAGTGGTTGAGAACTAA